AAACGCAACGCCCTGAACGCGGAACTGCGCGCCGAACTTCGGGAGCACCTGGAGCGTGTCGAGGCTTCGCGGCATATCCGTGGAGTCATCGTCACCGGCGCCGGCGAAGCGTTTGCGGCAGGCGGCGAAACCGACGCCCTCGCCGCCTCCCTGTACGCCGATCTTTACCGATCCGAAGATCTGCACGAGGACCTGAGCGCCTTCCTCGAGAAGCGCAAACCGCAGTTCAAGGGACGGTGATCGGAAGGCCGGCGTGTCCATAAGTCGACAAGCTCCCGGCCCGCCGCTCCGCAAAGCGTCTTTCGAGCTCATGAACTCTCCGTCGGCGATCCGGATCGCCAAGGTAAAGGTACGGATCCGCCTCCATCGAGGGCGCCCGGCCGGCAGCCCACTTCTCGACCCTAAAAAGGGCCTCGATCGACTTGTCCCAGACCGGATACCCTTGGTCATCCAGGGGCACCACCCCCTCAGGGGGGCGCCTTGAGATGTTGTTGATATCCACCAGGCGGATCGCGCCTGACCTGTCGACGAGCAGATTGCCCACACCCGACAGATCGGGGAACAGGGCGGCCTCGGCGACAAGCCGCCTGGTCCTTGCGACGAATATCCGTGCCTTTTCTTTTACAGCCTCGACCTGGATGCCTTCGACCGGGACCCCATCCATCCGTTCGGTCTCACGGGCGATCAGCCCCAGAAGGGTCTGCAACCGTTGATCGGAGAGTTCGGCCCAGGGGTCGAACACCGCTCCTTCCACATACTCCTGCAGGCCGCAAAGCAGAATCTCCGGAGGTCCTTCAAAGCTGCAACTGACCAGGAATTCTTCCGAAAGGGCCAGGCACTCCGGACCCAGGAACCGGATCACCTGCCTCACGCCCGAAATCTCTTCTTCAGCCTCCCGGAGGCCGGGAAACCGGATCCTGAATATCCGCAGGATCTTCAGGGGCTTCGCCTTAGGAAAAACCCTCACGCCGTCCTGCACAAGACCCTCCCTCTCGCGCCGGACAGCCACCGGATCGAGCACCGCCAGAATATGGGAGCGCAGCCCGGCCCTGGGGTACCGTCTGAAAACGTAGACCGGCGGGTTTCGGATGAAGCCGAGCGACAGGACGTCTTCCGGATCCAGATACGGCTTGGTGCGAATGTCCTCCATGAAGCTGCCCTCAAACAGGCGCTCGTTCGCGCCCCGGTGAAAAAGCCCGCGCTATTCCCTTCCAAAACGCCGGCTTTTGTGGCAGGGTGGCTTCCAAAAGCGGCGCGGCGCAGTCCGGCCCCTTTTTCCGGCCGCCGCTTGTTTACGTGAATCGAGGAGATCGAACCCGGTCGATGCCTGCAACCCTTCGCACGCTTTTCAGCGGACGCATGCTCGTGGCCCTGATCATGGGCTTTTCGAGCGGCCTGCCCCTGCTCCTCACCATCACCGTCCTTCAGGCATGGATGAAAGAGGAAGGGGTCGATCTCTCGGTCATCGGCCTCATGGCCCTGGTCGGCATCCCTTACACGGTCAAATTCCTGTGGGCGCCGATCCTGGATCGCTTCACGCTTCCGTTTTTGGGCCGCCGGCGCGGCTGGCTCCTGATCGCGCAGTTCGCCCTGGCCGCCGCCATTGCGGGGCTCGGCTTTACCGATCCAGTTGAAATGCCCTGGATGGTCGCCTTCGCCGCATTCCTGGTGACGTTTTTCAGCGCCTCCCAGGATATCGTGATCGATGCCTACCGGCGCGAGGACCTCTCCGACGAGGAGCTCGGGCTCGGGTCTTCTCTTTACATCAACGGGTACCGGGTCGGCATGCTCCTCGCCTCCGGCGGCGGCCTGATCCTCGCGGACCACCTGTCTTTTACCGCCGTTTACCTGATCATGGCCGGATGCATGCTGCCGGGGATCCTGACGACGCTCTGCGCCCGTGAACCGCGGGTCCTGGAGGGCGCGCCGCGCACGCTGCGTGACGCGGTCGTGGAACCGCTGACAGATTACTTCAGACGCCCGCAGGCCTTGTGGATACTGGCCTTCATCCTTCTTTACAAGATCGGCGACACGATGGCCAGCGCCATGACAACCCCTTTCTACCTGGACCTGGGCTTCACCAAGACCGAGATCGGCGCCGTCGTAAAGCTTTTCGGCTTCTGGGCAACGATCGGTGGGGCCCTTCTTGGGGGCATCGCCATGCTCCGCCTCGGGATAAACCGCGCCCTTTGGGTTTTCGGGGTCCTCCAGGCCGTTTCGACCGCCGGATTTGCGGCCCTCGCGCGCATCGGCCCCAGCATTCCGGCCCTTTCAGGCGTCATCGCCTTCGAGAATCTCTCAGGCGGAATGGGAACCGCCGCCTATGCCGCCTTCATGGCCAGCATCACCAACCGCCGGTTTACAGCCACCCAATACGCCCTCCTGAGCAGCCTCATGGGCATTCCCCGCGTCATGGCATCGGCCCCCACGGGCTTTATGGCCGAGGCTTTCGGCTGGGAGAGCTTTTTCATCGTCTGCACGCTCCTTGCCATCCCCGGAATGCTGCTGCTGGTGAAATTCGCCCCGTGGGGGAAGGCGCTCTCCCATTTCGGCTGATCCGCCGGACCGGCATGCTTTACGGCGGCGCATCCTACGGATCCCGGGTGTCTGCTGACTGCCCTGGCAAAGTCAACCCGCACATCCGCCGCACAGCCCCGCATCCGTGCAACCGCTCCCGATCCCTCAAACCGGCGTTGATTTCAACACGTTCATCTGCTATGGTGGCATGATTGCGCAGCCACGGATCTGTCCGGGCTCGGAGGTCTGAATAGAAAGATGCGATTCTTTGCGATGCAATATTTTTTGCGGTTGTTGACCGCATGGATACCGGTTTTTCTCCTCTCCCAGGCTGTGTGGGCGGAGGATCCCCAAGACCCCTCGGACCCCTGTGCAGCGCTGCGGCAGGAGATCCAAACTCTTCGAAAAACCGTCGCCGTCTTGGAGGACGCCAACAACCTCTTCATGGAAAATCTGGCAAACTGCACCGAGGAAAACCAGTCTCTGACAGAGCGCCTCGAGGGCTCCCCAAACCCGGTACCCGCCGTTGAAGAAGCGGAAAAGCAGCGTCTTATCGACCTCCTGCACCAGCGGCTTTCGGTCGATGACCCCCTCATCTATCTCCATAAACTGAATCCCGGCGAATTGGAAGCCCTGATTGCAGCGGTCGAAAAAGGGTGCAACCCTGCGGCGCAGCGTGCGCCTTGAGGCCGCTTTTCGCGGCGCGGTCAAGGCTGAGAGGACTTCACCTGGACGGCCTCGCTGTGCCGCAGCATCCGGCGCCGCCTCCGTTCGGACGCTTCTCGCACCAGCCGATCGATGAAGTCCCCGTCCTGTCAAGGCGAAGAGCGGTTCTTGGATATCGGACATCCGGACCCATTTTAACGACAAGGGTTTTTCCGGTGAGATACACCACCAGCCGGCATCTCCGGAAAAACCAGGCAGGTTTGAATTTGAAAAGAAATCGAGACACGGCATGAAAAACAAGATCGTCAAGGTCGGCCGCAACGACCCTTGCCCCTGCGGCAGCGGCCTCAAGTACAAG
The DNA window shown above is from Desulfatiglans anilini DSM 4660 and carries:
- a CDS encoding enoyl-CoA hydratase-related protein is translated as MPTVMMEIRAQTAILTLNRPDKRNALNAELRAELREHLERVEASRHIRGVIVTGAGEAFAAGGETDALAASLYADLYRSEDLHEDLSAFLEKRKPQFKGR
- a CDS encoding AmpG family muropeptide MFS transporter; protein product: MPATLRTLFSGRMLVALIMGFSSGLPLLLTITVLQAWMKEEGVDLSVIGLMALVGIPYTVKFLWAPILDRFTLPFLGRRRGWLLIAQFALAAAIAGLGFTDPVEMPWMVAFAAFLVTFFSASQDIVIDAYRREDLSDEELGLGSSLYINGYRVGMLLASGGGLILADHLSFTAVYLIMAGCMLPGILTTLCAREPRVLEGAPRTLRDAVVEPLTDYFRRPQALWILAFILLYKIGDTMASAMTTPFYLDLGFTKTEIGAVVKLFGFWATIGGALLGGIAMLRLGINRALWVFGVLQAVSTAGFAALARIGPSIPALSGVIAFENLSGGMGTAAYAAFMASITNRRFTATQYALLSSLMGIPRVMASAPTGFMAEAFGWESFFIVCTLLAIPGMLLLVKFAPWGKALSHFG